The proteins below are encoded in one region of Tolumonas auensis DSM 9187:
- a CDS encoding Rap1a/Tai family immunity protein yields MNGFRFISRILIAILFLSSSNQVSAAFRTGADLYEGATDYTNNKESFAADYFMGYVVGTIDSYGIDLMVPANVTVGQMCFIVKKYLTEHPEEWNKPAPSIISDAIHEAFQEGRGQRKSKKGS; encoded by the coding sequence ATGAATGGATTCAGGTTTATTTCTCGGATATTAATAGCAATTTTATTTCTTTCATCTAGCAATCAAGTGTCTGCTGCGTTTAGGACTGGAGCGGATCTATATGAAGGCGCCACAGATTATACAAATAACAAGGAGTCTTTTGCCGCAGATTACTTTATGGGGTATGTGGTTGGAACGATTGATTCATATGGCATTGATTTAATGGTTCCAGCTAACGTGACGGTTGGACAAATGTGTTTTATTGTCAAAAAATATCTTACGGAGCATCCAGAAGAGTGGAACAAACCAGCCCCATCCATTATATCCGATGCTATACATGAAGCATTCCAAGAGGGTCGAGGTCAGCGTAAAAGCAAAAAAGGGAGTTGA